The genomic interval TTATGCCGAGCGGGAGGCCGGATGGGAGCCGGCACGGCAATTCTACGCGCGAATTGGCGGCGCGAAGGATGACGATTTCGAAGTAATTATCGCTGCCCACCGCAAACCTCATGCAGGGCCGGAATTGTAGCCTTTTCGGCTCCGACACTCAACGAGCCCTTACCGCCGCGACAGCGCAACCGACGAACAGGGCGCATCCAGCAGGTCGGCCAGTTCGTCATCGAGATGCATCAGCGAGATCGAGACGCCGGCCATGTCGAGCGAGGTGTAGTAGCGCCCGACCAGCGATCGCGTGACCTTGAGCCCGTGCGCCTTGAGCCGCTTTCTGATGCGGCCGTTCAGGATGTAGAGCTCCATGTCCGGCGTCGCGCCCAGCGAATTGACCAGCAGGGCGACGCGATCGCCTTCCTTCGGCATCATTTCATCGAGCAGGCGGTCGATCACGAGATCGGCGGCCTGATCGGCCGTGCCGATGGCGGCGCGGGCAATGCCGGGTTCGCCATGAACGCCGACGCCGATCTCCATCTCGTCGGGTCCGAGCTGAAAGGTCGGGCGGCGGGTTTCGATCGAAGCGCCGGGCTCCAGCGCCAGTCCCATGGTGAAGGTGCGCTCATTGGCCCGCCGCGCCACTGCCACGCAGGCGTCAAGCGGCATCATCCGCTCGCAGGCCGCGCCCGCGACCTTGAAGATGAACACATTGCCGGCGACCCCACGCCGCGTGGCCCGCATCTCCTTTGGCGATGAGGCGATGTCGTCGGTGGTGACGACGGCCTGCACTTCAATGCCCTCGGCCGCGGCCATTTCGGCGGCGATCTCGAAATTCATCACGTCGCCGGAGAAATTGCCGAAAATGTGCAGCACGCCGGCCCCGCCATCAACCGCGCGGGTGGAGGCGAGGATCGGGTCGGGCGGCGGGGCGGCGAACACATTGCCGACGACGACCGCATCCGCAAGCCCCTGGCCGACATAGCCGAAAAAGCCGGGCTCGTGCCCCGCGCCGCCGCCGATGACGAGGCCGACCTTGCCGGGGCGGGGAGCGTGAACCGAACGCAGGGCGCGCGGTGCGCCCGGAACCGGGGCCAGGATTTCCGGATGCGCCAGAAGCGCGCTCGCCAGCGTTTCGTCGACCGCGTCCTGCGGCCGGTTGATGAATTTCTTGGTGTGGACCCGTTCGGGCAGTTGCGGCGCTCTGGCGGTCTCCATCCGCTGCGGGCGAATATCCACATTCTCGGAGCGCAATATGCCCCAGGCGGTGTCCACATCGGTGACCAGCACGCTGACATAGCCGCCGCGCAGCGCCGCGAGGATCGCCTGTACCTTGTCGATCCCGCCGGCGACCGCGATCCTCTGGGGAATGGCGCGCAGCGCGGCAAGCTCGATGCCGACCGTGCGCCCGTCGAGCGGGCCGGCCACGGGTTCGCCGCGCGCATTGATCAGCCGCCCGGCAATGCTGCCGACAGCGGCGTGATAATGCTCGTTGACATCCACCTTGTCGAAGAAGCCGCTGGTGTGGATCGTGCTTTCAGCGCGCAGCGACGAGATGCCGAGCAGGATGCGGTTTGCTGCTGCCAGCACGCCGAGCTGTTCGGCGATGACCGGCTCTTCGAACAGCACGTCCCTAACTGAAGCGGATGACAGGATCGCGGGCGAGGACAGCGGAATGCAACGGGCGTCGAGCGCCTCGGCCAGCCGCGTCGCGCAGGCTTCCGGCGTCCACGGGATCTTGGCGGTCGTGCCGCCGGTGGCCTGAACCACGCGCATGTCTCTGAGATTGACGCGCTCGACGGCATTGGCGATCGCCAGCATCGTCCGGCCCCAGGTCACCGCGATGGTGTCGCCGGATTGCGCATGCAGCGCCAGCACCTGCGCGCCCGCGGCCCCCAGCCGCTCCGTCAGCGTGCGCTCGCCGCCGGTTGACGGGATCACCAGACAATCGGCGAGGCCGAAATGCTCCTTCAGGCTCTGAGCGAGCGACAATTGCCGGAATTTTTCCGGCGCGATCTCGATCGAGACAATGCCGCGTGTGCGGGCATCGGCGAGATAGGCGTTCACGGTGGGGCGCGAAATGCCCATGGCGACGGCAATGTCGCCCTGGGTCATGCCCTCCTCGTAATAAAGCCATGCCGCCCACAGCAGTGGATCGCCGCCGAAGCGCAGGGGCAGTTGGGAGCTGGATTGCCTCTCGGAGGCGGACAGGGCGCGCGGACCGCTCTTTCGTGCCATCAAAGGGTCTCTCGCTCAGTTGCCGAGCAGACCCATTCGCGGGCGGTGTCGATCAGCGCGGCCGCGGAGACCGCGCCGGGATCGAGATGGCCGATAGTGCGCGCGCCAAGGCGAGCGGCGCGGCCCTTGGCCGCCACCATGCCGCGCGTCGCCTCGGCCCCTTCTTTGGCGGCGGCAGCGGCGCGGGTCATGATCTGAGCGAGTGTTTCACCCTCATTCCTGGCATCGCGGATCGCATGGGTCGCCGGCAACCACGCATCCAGCATGGTCTTGTCGCCGGGGGATGCCTTGCCGCGTTCCTCGATTCCTTCCGAAATCGAGATCAGAATATCGGCAAGGCGCTCGATCGGCACCTGTTTGTCTTCCGGCATGGCAAGGCCCGCGCGCGTCAGCCCGCTGGCATAGAGCGGACCGGTGGTGGCGCCGACGGCGTTGAGAAAGGAGCGGCCCGCCTGCGTCAGCGCGATCCGGAGCGAGGGATAGTCGGCGGCATCGTGGGTCAGCGCCACGGCGGCGGCGGAAAAGCCTTCGGCCATGGCCGTGCCGTGATCGGCATCGCCGATCGCCCCATCCAGTTCCGCGAGATAATCGCGTTCATCATTCATCCGGCGCGCGAAGGCGCGAAACAGATCGGCGAGGGCATGGCAATCGAGATACATCATGGCCGCATTATGCTGCGAGGAGGCGGGCGAGCACAAGCGATTCCGTGCCCGCCCGCGCCGCCTTCATCAATCCTGAAGGCGGCGGGAGAACCCGTTTCCAAGTTCGGTCAGGATCATGCAGCAGGAGGTGGCGCCTGCATCCAGAACCCCGCGCGAGCGCTCGCCGAGCCGGCTGGCGCGCCCGATGCGGGCAACCAGATCGACGGTGGAATCCCGACCCTTTTCCGCGGCTTGCGCCATCGCCTGAAGGGCAGGGGCGAAGCCGTCCGCCTTCGCGGCGTCGAATGCCTCGACGGCCGGAACCAGCGTGTCGATCAGCGTCTTGTCGCCGACCTTGGCCGAACCGGTGGAGCGCACGCCCGAAAGACCCGCATTTAGCATCTGCGAAAACGCATCGGCATCGATGGCGGTGCGCCCCTTGATCGACGAGGCCATTTCCTGGAACATCAGACCATAGAGCGGACCCATGGAACCGCCGATCTCCGACATCAGAACATCCGACAGCACGCTCATCGCCTCGTCGAGCGTCATCTGCGAACCAGCGATCCGCTCGGCGGCGCGGCCGAAGCCCTTGGCCATGTTGATGCCGTGGTCGCCATCGCCGATCTTGCCGTCGATCTCCGAAAGCCAGGCCTTGTTCTCGACGATCACCGCCGCGATCTCCTCGACGATCGCTGCATTGCCGGCATTCTTCACCGAAGGGCCGTTGATGGTTTCGGGCGCGCGCGGAGCGTCGTTCTCGGTGTTTTCCGTCTTCGCTGGAGCGAT from Martelella mediterranea DSM 17316 carries:
- the dhaL gene encoding dihydroxyacetone kinase subunit DhaL, whose translation is MMYLDCHALADLFRAFARRMNDERDYLAELDGAIGDADHGTAMAEGFSAAAVALTHDAADYPSLRIALTQAGRSFLNAVGATTGPLYASGLTRAGLAMPEDKQVPIERLADILISISEGIEERGKASPGDKTMLDAWLPATHAIRDARNEGETLAQIMTRAAAAAKEGAEATRGMVAAKGRAARLGARTIGHLDPGAVSAAALIDTAREWVCSATERETL
- a CDS encoding type II toxin-antitoxin system VapB family antitoxin, coding for MTKSQLSVRSARARNLAHRLAQRERCSIADIVERALEAYAEREAGWEPARQFYARIGGAKDDDFEVIIAAHRKPHAGPEL
- a CDS encoding bifunctional sugar-binding transcriptional regulator/dihydroxyacetone kinase subunit DhaK; protein product: MARKSGPRALSASERQSSSQLPLRFGGDPLLWAAWLYYEEGMTQGDIAVAMGISRPTVNAYLADARTRGIVSIEIAPEKFRQLSLAQSLKEHFGLADCLVIPSTGGERTLTERLGAAGAQVLALHAQSGDTIAVTWGRTMLAIANAVERVNLRDMRVVQATGGTTAKIPWTPEACATRLAEALDARCIPLSSPAILSSASVRDVLFEEPVIAEQLGVLAAANRILLGISSLRAESTIHTSGFFDKVDVNEHYHAAVGSIAGRLINARGEPVAGPLDGRTVGIELAALRAIPQRIAVAGGIDKVQAILAALRGGYVSVLVTDVDTAWGILRSENVDIRPQRMETARAPQLPERVHTKKFINRPQDAVDETLASALLAHPEILAPVPGAPRALRSVHAPRPGKVGLVIGGGAGHEPGFFGYVGQGLADAVVVGNVFAAPPPDPILASTRAVDGGAGVLHIFGNFSGDVMNFEIAAEMAAAEGIEVQAVVTTDDIASSPKEMRATRRGVAGNVFIFKVAGAACERMMPLDACVAVARRANERTFTMGLALEPGASIETRRPTFQLGPDEMEIGVGVHGEPGIARAAIGTADQAADLVIDRLLDEMMPKEGDRVALLVNSLGATPDMELYILNGRIRKRLKAHGLKVTRSLVGRYYTSLDMAGVSISLMHLDDELADLLDAPCSSVALSRR